In Mycobacterium gallinarum, a single window of DNA contains:
- a CDS encoding acyclic terpene utilization AtuA family protein produces the protein MTDRRYPGFPIAEVAEDGSSVITKHPGTGGLVSVGTVTAQLLYEIAEPAYLGPDVVTHFDTIRLTQQAEDRVAISNTKGSPPPDTLKVALNEVGDFRNTMTMALTGLDIEAKAAFAEQQLLDVLGGGKPSTKSTFDCCILTCPTRRRTSRPARICVRRSRTPTRGRWAGHSPAGSWRLPWLVSPASHHHATILGDCLRHLPAGLCAALGPHARARRRPRHAARDCRPVPSRRLGSPRPRS, from the coding sequence ATCACCGACCGGCGCTACCCGGGTTTCCCGATCGCCGAGGTCGCCGAAGACGGCTCTTCGGTCATCACGAAACATCCGGGCACCGGGGGGCTCGTCTCTGTTGGAACGGTCACCGCCCAGCTGCTCTACGAGATCGCCGAACCCGCCTACCTCGGCCCCGACGTCGTGACCCACTTCGACACCATCCGACTGACACAACAGGCTGAGGATCGGGTAGCGATCAGCAACACTAAAGGCAGTCCGCCGCCGGACACGCTTAAGGTAGCATTGAACGAGGTAGGCGACTTCCGCAACACGATGACCATGGCGCTCACCGGACTCGACATCGAGGCCAAGGCGGCCTTCGCCGAGCAGCAGCTCCTCGACGTTCTCGGCGGCGGGAAGCCTTCGACGAAATCGACGTTCGACTGCTGCATTTTGACGTGCCCGACGCGCCGACGAACGAGCAGGCCTGCGCGCATCTGCGTGCGACGGTCAAGGACGCCGACCCGCGGAAGGTGGGCCGGGCATTCTCCGGCGGGGTCATGGAGATTGCCCTGGCTGGTTTCGCCGGCTTCACACCACCACGCCACCATCCTCGGAGACTGCCTTCGGCATCTACCGGCCGGCCTATGCGCCGCGCTCGGCCCTCACGCACGTGCTCGTCGACGCCCACGGCACGCGGCACGAGATTGCCGACCGGTGCCGTCCCGCCGGCTGGGATCGCCCCGCCCGCGGAGCTGA
- a CDS encoding AtuA-related protein: MRRARPSRTCSSTPTARGTRLPTGAVPPAGIAPPAELTAPSGPTRRAPLGRVLGARSGDKGGNANLGLWARDDPGYAGHASISASSGCARCSGRRRRYLRIERFELPNLRARNVVVHGLLGHGVASSTRPDAQAKASGSTCDPEWWTFPNRCSIHAEQSGAAPAPSTCCVSPSPTTSADRS; the protein is encoded by the coding sequence ATGCGCCGCGCTCGGCCCTCACGCACGTGCTCGTCGACGCCCACGGCACGCGGCACGAGATTGCCGACCGGTGCCGTCCCGCCGGCTGGGATCGCCCCGCCCGCGGAGCTGACCGCACCCTCTGGGCCGACGCGGCGCGCACCCCTTGGGAGGGTCCTCGGCGCACGGTCCGGGGACAAGGGCGGCAACGCCAATCTAGGACTGTGGGCCCGCGACGACCCCGGCTACGCTGGGCACGCGAGTATCTCAGCGTCGAGCGGCTGCGCACGCTGCTCGGGCCGGAGACGGCGCTACCTGCGCATCGAGCGCTTCGAACTGCCGAACCTGCGCGCCCGCAACGTGGTCGTGCACGGATTGCTCGGTCACGGGGTGGCCTCCTCGACCCGGCCGGACGCCCAAGCCAAGGCCTCGGGGAGTACGTGCGATCCCGAGTGGTGGACATTCCCGAATCGCTGCTCGATACACGCTGAGCAATCCGGTGCGGCGCCGGCGCCGTCTACCTGCTGTGTATCCCCGAGTCCGACTACGTCAGCAGACAGGTCGTGA
- a CDS encoding TetR/AcrR family transcriptional regulator, which translates to MAGLRRKLLLEAAADLFARQGFHAVGIDDIGAAAGVSGPAVYRHFQNKDAILRELCDAAMTELLAGARRATAAGTPTEVLHALVDLHAAFGARRRGLLAVYAREHRSLSPLATRALRRRQHSYESFWVDALVRARGDLDRERAQGLVAAVLSLLNASAHMPASLDDATIEAMLAAAAISALFSGAP; encoded by the coding sequence GTGGCCGGTTTGCGTCGCAAACTGCTCCTCGAGGCCGCCGCCGACCTGTTCGCGCGCCAAGGCTTTCACGCCGTGGGCATCGACGACATCGGTGCCGCAGCAGGGGTGAGCGGGCCGGCCGTCTACCGGCACTTTCAGAACAAGGACGCGATCCTGCGCGAACTGTGCGACGCCGCCATGACTGAGCTGCTGGCCGGCGCCCGCCGCGCCACCGCGGCCGGCACACCGACGGAGGTCCTGCACGCCCTGGTCGACCTGCACGCGGCCTTCGGCGCGCGACGACGCGGCCTGTTGGCCGTCTACGCCCGCGAGCACCGCTCGCTGTCGCCGCTGGCGACCCGTGCCCTGCGACGCCGACAGCACAGCTACGAGTCCTTCTGGGTCGACGCGCTCGTACGGGCACGCGGCGATCTGGACCGTGAGCGCGCACAGGGCCTGGTCGCCGCCGTGCTGTCATTGCTGAACGCGTCCGCGCACATGCCGGCGTCGCTGGACGACGCGACGATCGAGGCGATGCTGGCCGCCGCGGCCATTTCGGCGCTGTTCAGCGGCGCGCCGTGA
- a CDS encoding acyl-CoA synthetase, producing MQLGIGQWVTRRSLLNGGRTALISNGEHITYADLDRRTNQVAAALITLGVRRGDRVAVLLVNSTEFIEVLLSCAKIGALAVPLNVRLAGLEIGYILADSGADILVFHEQLAAQATRAVTEPGVRVRHVVRAGGVPAPGELGYEDVVSAGAPEPLGGDVDGRDPAFIMYTSGTTGRPKGAILTHDNLLWNAINVLGTDIGLRGEDVTVAVAPMFHIGGLGVHILPLLYVGGASVIMPSFEPRATLQAMADHHVTVQFMVPAMWTALTQVPDFDSFNLSALRFAMGGGSPVPLTVIDFMRERGVPFTEGFGMTETAPLVTVLDAENISKRAGSIGRVAMHVDARIVDDDDRDVATDTVGELIVRGPNVFAGYWMKAEASAEALRGGWFHTGDLGRMDAEGYITLVDRKKDMIISGGENVYPIEVEQVLFRHPAVLDAAVIGGKDSKWGERVVAIVVADPATQAPSAEEIVAWCRERLAHFKCPRDVHFVAELPRNATGKLLKTELRAQFTGITGGVVLR from the coding sequence ATGCAACTCGGCATCGGTCAGTGGGTGACCCGGCGCTCCCTCCTCAACGGCGGGCGCACCGCGTTGATCAGCAACGGCGAGCACATCACCTACGCCGACCTCGATCGGCGCACCAACCAGGTCGCCGCCGCACTCATCACCCTCGGCGTGCGCAGGGGCGATCGGGTCGCTGTGCTGCTGGTCAATTCGACCGAGTTCATCGAGGTACTGCTGAGCTGCGCCAAAATCGGCGCACTTGCAGTGCCGCTCAACGTACGCCTTGCCGGACTCGAGATCGGCTACATCCTGGCCGACTCCGGGGCCGACATCCTGGTCTTCCACGAGCAGCTGGCCGCTCAGGCCACGAGGGCCGTCACCGAGCCCGGAGTCCGCGTGCGCCACGTCGTGCGCGCCGGTGGGGTACCGGCGCCGGGTGAGCTCGGCTACGAAGACGTCGTCTCGGCGGGAGCGCCCGAACCGCTCGGCGGTGACGTCGACGGCCGCGACCCCGCGTTCATCATGTACACGTCGGGGACGACGGGCCGACCCAAGGGCGCGATCCTCACCCACGACAACCTGCTATGGAACGCGATCAACGTCCTCGGCACCGACATCGGCCTGCGGGGCGAGGACGTCACCGTCGCGGTGGCGCCGATGTTCCACATCGGCGGGCTCGGAGTACACATACTGCCGCTGCTCTACGTCGGCGGCGCCAGCGTCATCATGCCGTCCTTCGAGCCGCGAGCGACGCTGCAGGCGATGGCCGACCACCACGTCACGGTCCAGTTCATGGTGCCGGCCATGTGGACCGCACTCACGCAGGTGCCCGACTTCGACTCCTTCAATCTGTCTGCGCTGCGTTTCGCCATGGGCGGTGGGTCGCCCGTCCCCCTCACGGTCATCGATTTCATGCGCGAGCGAGGCGTGCCCTTCACCGAGGGCTTCGGCATGACCGAGACCGCTCCCCTGGTGACCGTCCTCGACGCCGAGAACATCAGCAAGCGGGCCGGGTCGATCGGCCGCGTGGCAATGCATGTCGATGCCCGCATCGTCGACGACGACGACCGCGACGTCGCGACCGACACCGTGGGCGAACTGATCGTGCGCGGCCCGAACGTGTTCGCCGGCTACTGGATGAAAGCCGAGGCGAGCGCCGAGGCGTTACGCGGGGGCTGGTTCCACACGGGCGATCTGGGGCGTATGGACGCGGAGGGCTACATCACCCTCGTCGACCGCAAGAAGGACATGATCATCTCCGGCGGCGAGAACGTCTACCCGATCGAGGTCGAGCAGGTTCTCTTCCGCCACCCGGCGGTACTCGACGCCGCCGTGATCGGCGGCAAGGACTCGAAGTGGGGCGAACGCGTCGTCGCGATCGTCGTCGCCGACCCGGCAACACAGGCACCTAGCGCCGAGGAGATCGTGGCTTGGTGCCGGGAGCGGCTGGCGCACTTCAAGTGTCCGCGCGACGTGCACTTCGTCGCCGAACTGCCGCGCAACGCCACCGGCAAGCTACTCAAGACCGAGCTTCGCGCGCAGTTCACGGGCATCACGGGCGGAGTCGTCCTGCGCTGA
- a CDS encoding acyl-CoA dehydrogenase family protein encodes MELHETEERQDLRKAVAEIAKDFGHEYYLEKSLAGGKSTELWQAVGKQGFLGVNLSEQYGGGGGGIYDMQIVGEELAAAGCPLLMTVVSPTICGTIIQAFGSEELKQQWLPGIASGETIMAFAITEPDAGSNSHNISTTAKRDGDDWVINGTKYYISGVDEAEAILVVTRTSTNDRGRGLLSLLVVPTDAPGLTKSLIPVQAVTPEKQFTLFFDDVRVPAASLIGAENEGLRQVFMGLNPERILGAALGNGIGRYALDKAAGYARERHVWGAPIGSHQGVSHPLAHAKIQVELARLMTQRAASLHDAGDPGSGEASNMAKYAAAEAGILALDQAIQTHGGNGMATEYGLATLWGPARLMRTAPISREMILNFVAQHSLNLPASY; translated from the coding sequence ATGGAATTGCACGAGACAGAGGAACGTCAGGACCTGCGCAAGGCGGTCGCCGAGATCGCCAAGGACTTCGGACACGAGTACTACCTGGAAAAGTCGCTGGCCGGCGGGAAGAGCACCGAGCTGTGGCAGGCCGTAGGCAAACAGGGCTTCCTCGGGGTGAACCTTTCCGAGCAGTACGGCGGCGGCGGCGGCGGTATCTACGACATGCAGATCGTCGGTGAGGAGCTCGCCGCGGCGGGCTGCCCGCTGCTGATGACCGTCGTCTCGCCGACCATCTGCGGCACGATCATCCAGGCATTCGGCAGTGAGGAACTCAAGCAGCAGTGGCTGCCGGGCATCGCCAGCGGCGAGACGATCATGGCCTTCGCGATCACCGAGCCGGACGCGGGCTCGAACTCGCACAACATCTCCACGACCGCGAAACGCGACGGTGACGACTGGGTCATCAACGGCACCAAGTACTACATCTCCGGTGTCGACGAGGCCGAGGCGATCCTGGTCGTCACCCGCACCTCTACCAACGACCGTGGCCGCGGGCTTCTCAGCCTGCTCGTCGTGCCCACCGATGCCCCCGGGCTGACCAAGTCGCTCATCCCGGTGCAGGCGGTGACTCCGGAGAAACAGTTCACTCTGTTCTTCGACGACGTCCGGGTGCCAGCAGCCAGCCTGATCGGTGCGGAGAACGAGGGCCTGCGCCAAGTCTTCATGGGCCTGAACCCGGAGCGAATCTTGGGGGCAGCGCTCGGCAACGGCATCGGTCGTTACGCGCTCGACAAGGCGGCCGGTTACGCCCGTGAACGCCACGTGTGGGGCGCGCCGATCGGCTCGCACCAGGGCGTATCGCACCCGCTTGCCCACGCCAAGATCCAGGTTGAGCTGGCTCGGTTGATGACCCAGCGTGCCGCCTCCCTGCACGACGCCGGCGACCCCGGGTCGGGTGAGGCGTCGAACATGGCGAAATATGCCGCAGCCGAGGCGGGCATCCTGGCGCTCGACCAGGCAATTCAGACCCACGGTGGCAACGGCATGGCCACCGAGTACGGCCTCGCCACGTTGTGGGGTCCGGCCCGGCTCATGCGCACCGCCCCGATCAGCCGCGAGATGATCCTCAACTTCGTGGCGCAGCACAGCCTGAATCTTCCCGCGTCCTACTGA